From a region of the Candidatus Sulfotelmatobacter sp. genome:
- a CDS encoding LON peptidase substrate-binding domain-containing protein: MGDTGQLRLFPLNTVLFPGAVLNLHVFEERYRTMIAECLDAGEAFGVVLIRDGQEAGDPDVTPHEIGTTAEIAEVTPLPAGRYYISTTGRRRFRIARIVSREPYLRAEVEFLDEDVEDPRADELTLRVRGEFDEYVKLLVAFSGRPSAVEVPSDPVDASYVVGDALQVADALKQRLLELRSAEARLAAELGFLRRLLPQLRGLLERKRTQERVVREDAPGGEFRAHQEQYFGKHFSQN; the protein is encoded by the coding sequence ATGGGGGACACGGGGCAGCTCCGGCTCTTCCCGCTCAACACCGTGCTCTTCCCGGGCGCGGTGTTGAACCTCCACGTCTTCGAAGAGCGCTATCGCACGATGATCGCCGAATGTCTCGACGCGGGCGAGGCGTTCGGCGTCGTGCTGATTCGTGACGGCCAGGAGGCCGGCGATCCCGACGTGACGCCCCACGAGATCGGCACAACCGCCGAGATCGCCGAGGTCACACCGCTCCCGGCCGGCCGCTACTACATCAGCACCACCGGCCGGCGCCGCTTTCGCATCGCCCGCATCGTCAGCCGCGAGCCGTATCTGCGCGCCGAGGTCGAGTTCCTCGACGAGGACGTCGAGGACCCGCGCGCCGACGAGCTGACGCTGCGCGTGCGCGGTGAGTTCGACGAGTACGTCAAGCTGCTGGTCGCGTTCTCCGGCCGGCCCAGCGCCGTCGAAGTCCCCAGCGATCCGGTCGACGCCAGCTACGTCGTCGGCGACGCGCTGCAGGTCGCCGACGCGCTCAAGCAGCGGCTGCTCGAGCTGCGCAGCGCCGAGGCGCGGCTGGCGGCCGAGCTGGGATTCCTGCGCCGGCTGTTGCCGCAGCTGCGCGGGCTGCTCGAACGCAAGCGCACTCAGGAACGCGTGGTGCGCGAAGACGCGCCGGGCGGCGAGTTCCGCGCGCACCAAGAGCAGTACTTCGGCAAGCACTTCTCGCAGAACTGA